Proteins encoded in a region of the Ziziphus jujuba cultivar Dongzao chromosome 3, ASM3175591v1 genome:
- the LOC107422805 gene encoding uncharacterized protein LOC107422805, whose product MSTLKEKMTERLSRLFADSSNSSSSSSSSPLDQPHQARLHSKVGKSFSSYFSYIVPSIGFDGSRSDKHQNELKPVKSLHGGYKKINFECQDEPLDEYVACSPAFQEKEAKNNKEKDDINGDQACGGTRGSTSSSEAYEEATDQQSPQKPPQNLMDDSVFINAELYEFLHSSIPNIVKGCQWVLLYSTLKHGISLRTLIRKSADLPGPCLLIVGDMQGAVFGGLLQCPLQPTAKRKFQGTNQTFVFTTIYGEPRLFRPTGANRYYYLCLDDLLALGAGGNFALCLDGDLLNGTSGPSETFGNMCLAHGPEFELKNVELWGFTHASQYLA is encoded by the exons ATGTCCAcattaaaagagaaaatgacAGAGAGATTGTCCCGTTTATTTGCTGATTCCTCcaactcttcttcttcttcttcttcttcacctctTGACCAACCCCATCAG GCCAGGCTTCATTCTAAAGTGGGGAAATCTTTTTCTTCATACTTTTCATACATTGTCCCCTCAATAGGCTTTGATGGATCTAGATCAGACAAACATCAAAATGAACTCAAGCCAGTTAAATCACTCCATGgtggatataaaaaaataaattttgaatgccAAGATGAGCCGTTGGATGAATATGTAGCATGTAGTCCAGCTTTTCAGGAGAAGGAAgcaaaaaataacaaagaaaaagatgacATCAATGGCGACCAGGCTTGTGGAGGAACCCGGGGAAGCACAAGTAGTTCTGAAGCTTATGAAGAAGCAACTGACCAGCAAAGTCCACAGAAACCTCCACAAAATCTTATGGATGACTCTGTTTTTATTAACGCAGAATTGTATGAATTCTTGCATTCATCCATTCCTAATATTGTCAAAGGGTGCCAATGGGTGTTGCTATACAG TACGTTGAAACATGGTATATCACTTCGCACACTTATTCGCAAGAGTGCTGACCTCCCTGGTCCTTGTTTGCTG ATTGTTGGAGATATGCAAGGCGCTGTTTTTGGTGGGCTTCTGCAGTGCCCCTTGCAACCCACAGCAAAGAGAAAATTTCAA GGAACAAACCAAACATTTGTTTTTACAACCATATATGGTGAACCAAGGTTATTTAGACCAACTG GAGCAAACAGATATTATTACTTGTGTTTGGACGATTTGCTTGCACTTGGTGCTGGTGGTAACTTTGCTCTGTGCTTGGATGGAGAtct CTTAAATGGAACCAGTGGACCTAGTGAAACATTTGGGAATATGTGCTTGGCTCATGGCCCGGAGTTTGAGTTGAAGAATGTTGAG CTATGGGGCTTTACACATGCATCACAATACCTTGCTTGA
- the LOC107422808 gene encoding pre-mRNA-processing factor 19: MNCAISGEVPEEPVVSRTSGLLFEKRLIERHISDYGKCPITGEPLTMDDVIPIKTGKIVRPRPVQAASIPGMLGMFQHEWDSLMLSNFALEQQLHTARQELSHALYQHDAACRVIARLKKERDEARSLLAQAERPLPASTGVAVNASALSNGRTAPDDELGPAGTKVRPGISANIFNELTECNAALSQQRKRREIPPTLAPSEDIERYTQISSHPLHKTNKPGITSIDIHQKKDIIATGGFDTNAVIFDRSSGQILSTLSGHSKKVTSVKFVARDDFFLSGSADKTVRIWQGSDDGNYNCSHILKDHDAEVQAVTVHATNNYFVTASLDNTWCFYELSSGLCLTQVNDPSGTDGYTSAAFHPDGLILGTGTTEAIVKIWDVKSQSNVAKFDGHAGAVTAISFSENGYFLATAASDGVKLWDLRKLRNFRTFAPYGPDTPTNSVEFDHSGCYLGIAGSDIRVHQVATVKAEWNVIKTFPDLSGTGKITSVKFGPDAKYIAVGSMDRNLRIFGLPGDNDAMES; this comes from the exons TCTCCGGCGAGGTGCCGGAAGAGCCCGTGGTCTCCAGGACTTCCGGATTGCTCTTTGAGAAGCGTTTAATCGAGAGACATATCTCT GATTATGGAAAATGCCCAATAACTGGGGAACCACTTACTATGGATGACGTTATTCCAATCAAAACAGGCAAG ATAGTGCGGCCCAGACCTGTTCAAGCTGCTAGCATCCCTGGCATGCTTGGAATGTTTCAGCAT gAATGGGATAGTTTGATGTTATCCAACTTTGCATTGGAGCAACAACTTCATACGGCAAGGCAGGAGTTAAGTCATGCTTTATACCAG CATGATGCTGCTTGCCGTGTGATTGCAAGACTAAAAAAGGAAAGGGATGAAGCAAGATCATTACTTGCTCAGGCTGAGAGACCATTGCCAGCATCAACAGGAGTTGCTGTAAATGCCTCTGCCCTTAGCAATGGGAGAACAG CACCTGATGATGAATTGGGCCCTGCTGGGACGAAAGTACGTCCTGGAATATCTGCCAACATCTTTAACGAGTTAACTGAATGTAATGCTGCTCTTTCACAGCAGAGGAAAAGGCGGGAG ATACCGCCAACATTGGCTCCTAGTGAGGATATTGAGAGGTACACCCAGATATCTAGTCATCCCTTACATAAAACGAACAAACCAGGCATAACATCCATTGATATTCATCAAAAGAAG GACATCATTGCAACTGGTGGTTTTGATACAAATGCTGTCATATTTGACCGGTCATCTGGACAGATATTATCTACTCTTAGTGGTCATTCAAAGAAg GTTACTAGTGTAAAATTTGTAGCTCGAGATGATTTCTTCTTAAGTGGTTCAGCAGACAAG ACAGTGCGAATATGGCAAGGATCTGACGATGGAAACTATAACTGCAGCCACATCCTGAAAGATCATGATGCTGAG GTGCAAGCTGTCACAGTTCATGCCACAAATAACTACTTTGTGACTGCTTCTCTTGACAACACATGGTGCTTCTATGAACTTTCATCGGGATTATGTCTTACACAG GTCAATGACCCTTCAGGAACAGACGGCTATACATCTGCAGCTTTTCATCCAGATGGTCTCATCCTTGGAACAGGCACCACGGAGGCTATTGTTAAAATCTGGGACGTAAAAAGTCAG TCAAACGTTGCCAAATTCGATGGACATGCTGGGGCAGTAACTGCCATATCTTTTTCAGAAAATGGTTACTTCCTTGCG ACTGCAGCTAGTGATGGTGTGAAGCTTTGGGATCTACGAAAGTTGAGGAACTTCAGGACATTTGCTCCATATGGTCCAGATACACCAACGAATTCTG TTGAATTCGACCATAGTGGATGCTACCTTGGCATTGCGGGGTCAGATATAAG AGTTCACCAGGTTGCCACTGTTAAAGCTGaatggaatgtcatcaaaactTTCCCTGATTTGTCTGGCACAG GTAAAATTACATCTGTAAAGTTCGGTCCAGATGCAAAATACATTGCAGTAGGATCAATGGACCGAAACCTCCGTATTTTTGGCCTTCCTGGGGATAATGATGCAATGGAGTCTTGA
- the LOC125423606 gene encoding plasmodesmata-located protein 2 isoform X2, producing MGFPTRNFSNFFLFFIIFFTNFNLIPLTESASDYTSLVYKGCAKQSFSDPTGVYSQALSALFGSLVQQSSKSRYFKTTSGTGQSSISGLFQCRGDLSNADCYNCVSKLPQMVDSLCGKTIAGRVQLQGCYLLYEVAGFAQISGMEMLYKTCGATNVAGSGFEERRDTAFSVLENGVASGHGFYTTSYQAVYVLGQCEGSVGDSDCSECVKSAVQRAQVECGSSISGQIYLHKCFISYNYLPNGVPRRSSSSSSSSSSSSSSSGTTGKTVAIILGGAAGVGFLVICLLFARGLMKKHDDF from the exons ATGGGTTTCCCCACAAGAAACTTTTccaatttctttctcttcttcatcatcttcttcacaAATTTCAACCTTATCCCACTCACTGAATCTGCCTCTGATTATACCTCTTTGGTCTACAAAGGTTGTGCAAAGCAATCATTCTCAGATCCAACTGGGGTATACTCACAAGCTCTCTCTGCACTTTTTGGCTCTCTGGTTCAACAATCCTCCAAATCCAGGTACTTCAAGACCACATCTGGTACAGGCCAATCCTCCATTTCTGGTCTCTTCCAATGCAGAGGGGATCTAAGCAATGCTGACTGCTACAACTGTGTGAGCAAGCTGCCCCAAATGGTTGACAGCCTCTGTGGGAAAACCATTGCTGGTAGAGTTCAGCTTCAGGGTTGCTATTTGCTCTATGAGGTTGCTGGGTTTGCTCAAATTTCAGGCATGGAAATGCTCTACAAGACCTGTGGTGCTACAAATGTTGCTGGGAGTGGGTTTGAAGAGAGAAGGGACACTGCTTTTTCTGTGTTGGAAAATGGTGTGGCTAGTGGCCATGGATTCTACACTACTAGCTATCAAGCTGTGTATGTTCTCGGTCAGTGTGAGGGATCTGTGGGGGATTCAGACTGCAGTGAGTGCGTGAAAAGTGCTGTGCAGAGAGCTCAGGTTGAATGTGGGAGTTCAATCTCAGGCCAAATCTATCTCCACAAGTGTTTCATTAGCTATAATTACTTACCAAATGGGGTTCCAAGGAggtcatcttcttcatcttcatcttcatcatcttcttcatcttcttcag GAACTACAGGGAAGACTGTGGCTATAATATTAGGTGGAGCAGCTGGTGTGGGGTTTCTTGTCATTTGCTTGTTGTTTGCTAGAGGTTTGATGAAGAAACATGATG ATTTTTGA
- the LOC125423606 gene encoding plasmodesmata-located protein 2 isoform X1 — translation MGFPTRNFSNFFLFFIIFFTNFNLIPLTESASDYTSLVYKGCAKQSFSDPTGVYSQALSALFGSLVQQSSKSRYFKTTSGTGQSSISGLFQCRGDLSNADCYNCVSKLPQMVDSLCGKTIAGRVQLQGCYLLYEVAGFAQISGMEMLYKTCGATNVAGSGFEERRDTAFSVLENGVASGHGFYTTSYQAVYVLGQCEGSVGDSDCSECVKSAVQRAQVECGSSISGQIYLHKCFISYNYLPNGVPRRSSSSSSSSSSSSSSSGTGTTGKTVAIILGGAAGVGFLVICLLFARGLMKKHDDF, via the exons ATGGGTTTCCCCACAAGAAACTTTTccaatttctttctcttcttcatcatcttcttcacaAATTTCAACCTTATCCCACTCACTGAATCTGCCTCTGATTATACCTCTTTGGTCTACAAAGGTTGTGCAAAGCAATCATTCTCAGATCCAACTGGGGTATACTCACAAGCTCTCTCTGCACTTTTTGGCTCTCTGGTTCAACAATCCTCCAAATCCAGGTACTTCAAGACCACATCTGGTACAGGCCAATCCTCCATTTCTGGTCTCTTCCAATGCAGAGGGGATCTAAGCAATGCTGACTGCTACAACTGTGTGAGCAAGCTGCCCCAAATGGTTGACAGCCTCTGTGGGAAAACCATTGCTGGTAGAGTTCAGCTTCAGGGTTGCTATTTGCTCTATGAGGTTGCTGGGTTTGCTCAAATTTCAGGCATGGAAATGCTCTACAAGACCTGTGGTGCTACAAATGTTGCTGGGAGTGGGTTTGAAGAGAGAAGGGACACTGCTTTTTCTGTGTTGGAAAATGGTGTGGCTAGTGGCCATGGATTCTACACTACTAGCTATCAAGCTGTGTATGTTCTCGGTCAGTGTGAGGGATCTGTGGGGGATTCAGACTGCAGTGAGTGCGTGAAAAGTGCTGTGCAGAGAGCTCAGGTTGAATGTGGGAGTTCAATCTCAGGCCAAATCTATCTCCACAAGTGTTTCATTAGCTATAATTACTTACCAAATGGGGTTCCAAGGAggtcatcttcttcatcttcatcttcatcatcttcttcatcttcttcag GGACAGGAACTACAGGGAAGACTGTGGCTATAATATTAGGTGGAGCAGCTGGTGTGGGGTTTCTTGTCATTTGCTTGTTGTTTGCTAGAGGTTTGATGAAGAAACATGATG ATTTTTGA